ATCAGCAGCAGCCCCAGCAGCAGGGCCTGGACCAGACCGGTACCGCGTGAAAGCAGCAGGCGCAGGTCTTTCGCTGCAATGGCGATGGCGGCGTTCAGCATGCCACGGCCTCCGGTACGTAGTCGGCGGCCGGGCCATTGTAGGCCACGCGCTTTTCGGCGATGGCCAGCACCCGGTCGGCCCGGGCAAGGTCATCGGCCACGGAATGGCTGATCCAGACGATGCCCGCGCCCCGGTCGCGCGCGGCGGCGATTTCGCGGTGCAGGATGGCCATGGACCGGATATCGAGGCCGGTGCCCGGTTCGTCCAGCAGCAGCAGCGACGGCGACAGCAGCAGTACCCGTGCAAGGTTCAGCCGCTGGGCCATCCCGCGTGAAAAGCCGCCTGCCCGTTCGAAGGCGAAGCGCTTCAGTTCCATGCGCTCAAGGGTGTCCAGCAGGGCGGCTTCGGAGCAGCGCTCCGGCGCAAGGCCGTGCAGGCGCGCCCAGAAGGCCAGGTTCTCGCAGGCGGTGAGTTCGGGATAGATGAACGTCTGGTGGCCGAGGTAGCCAAGGGCTTCGTCCGCGATGCCGCGCTCCACGCTGCCCGCGCTGGGCCGGGAAAGCCCGGCCATGAGCTTGAGCAGCGTGGACTTGCCCGCCCCGTTGGGGCCGGCCAGCAGCGTCACCGTGCCGGGGGCCGCCTCGAACGAGACGTCCTTGATCACCAGCCGGTTGCCGTAGAACTTGGCGACCTTGGTCAGCCGCAGCAGCATCATGCCTCCTGCCCGTCTCCGGCCTCGCCGTCCCCGTCGCGTGACGATGACGGACGGCGCAGCCCCAGCAAGGGGGCAAGGCACATCAGCGTGCCGCCTATCCACACCCAGTTCACCAGCGGGTTCACGCTGACCTTCAGGGTGGCCGCGCCTTCGGCGTCGACCCCCAGCAGGGTGGCGTACAGTTCGTCGCCAAGGCCGAAGATGGTGGCCGCCTCGGCGAAGGCCTGGCGGTCGAACTTGGCGTACAGGCGGCGCTGGGGCGACAGCACGCCCACGGGCGCGCCCTCGCGGGTGACGTTCAGCTCGGCCTCGATGAAGATGTAGCCCGCGCCTTCGCCCTCGTACAGGTTCACGTAGCGCAGGTCGTACTTGCCCAGCTTTACCGTGGCGTCGCGGGGAATTTCCACTTCCTGCTCAAGCTTGTACGGGCCGGAAAAGGCCACGCCCAGCACCATCAGGGCCAGGCCCAGGTGCACGCCGTGCGCGGCCAGCGAGGCGTTGTTGCGCCGCACGTGGGCTTCGGTGGTCAGCAGGATGATGATGCCCGCCACGCAGGCCGCGCCCGCGCCCGCGCCCAGCGCGGCCATGGGCATGCGGTAGGTGTACCAGGTCATGGCGGTGACGGCGGCCATCACCCCCAGCACGGCCAGCAGCTTCGGCATGCTGCGCACGCCGCCCTTCCAGCCCAGCCACGGACATACGGACAGCAGCACGGCGATGCCCGCGAACAGCGGCAGGCACACCCGGTTGTAGAAGGCGGGTTCCAGCCCCATGGGCTTTTCCGTCCAGAACTTGCTGAACACGGGCCACATGGTGGCCACCAGGATGATGGCGGACAGGGCCAGCAGCACCCAGGCCACCAGCACCAGAAAGCCTTCGCGGCTGTCGATGCCGGACAGGGGCCTGGCGTCGTCCTTGCGCCAGATCAGCGTCACGGCCACGGTAAGCGCGGTGGAGGCCAGGATGAAGATGAGCAGCGGGCGGCCCACGCCGCCGTCGCCGAAGGCGTGCAGCGAATCCACAACCCCGCTGCGCACCAGATAGGTGGCGAAGAAGGCGGATATGGTGGTCAGTGCCATGAGCAGGATGTTCACGCGGTGCAGCTTGCCGCGCCGCGACTCGATGACCGAGGTGTGCAGGAACGCGGTGGAAACCAGCCACGGGATGAGCGAGGCGTTTTCCACCGGGTCCCATGCCCAGTAGCCGCCCCAGCCCAGTTCCATGTACGACCACCAGCCGCCCAGCACGATGCCCGCCGTCAGGAACAGCCACGCGCAAAGGGTGAACGGCCGGGCGATGCCCGCCCATGCGCCCTCGCGGCCATAGCCGTTGCTCATGGCCTGGGCCAGGGCAAGACAGCCGGGAATGGCGAAGCCGCCGTAGCCCAGGAAGAGCAGCGGCGGATGAAAGATCATGCCGGGGTTCTGGAGCAGCGGGTTCAGGCCGTTGCCGTCGGCAGGGGCCGGGGCGGCGGTGAGGAACGGGTTGCTCCACGCGGTGAGGATGAGCAGGAAGAAGGCCATGACGGCCAGGAAGAACAGCCAGTACCACAGCCTGGTCTGGGGGCTGAGGTCGCGGTAGCCGCTGGTGGCGGTAAAGATGACCCCGAACAGGGCCACGGACCAGCCCCAGAACAGCATGGACCCGGCCTGACCGGCCCAGAAGGCCGTCATGCGGTAGAACAGCGGCAGTGCACGGTCGGTGTAGCTGGCCACGTAGACGAGCGAGAAGTCGAAGTTGACAAGGGCGTACAGCAGCACCACGGATGCCAGGGTCATGAACCCGGTCAGCATCAGGTGCGCCTTTTCTATCCACGGCAGCGCCGTGGAACGCCCTTGCCACAGTTGCGCGGCTGCCGCCCCGGCAAAGAAGAGGGCGAAAAGCAGCGACGCGACTAGCAGCAAGTATGCGGAAAGGTGCATGAAGTCTCCTGCCGATATGTGAGGGATGCGTGGGCGCGGCGCAACGTGCGACCGGTGCGGAGTGCCGGGTGGTCCATGCCCGCCTTTCGGGGGTGGTCCCCTGGGGCGGTGGCACGGGGCCGGAATCCGTTATGCGGCGTGCCGCCGACGCAGGGCGCGGGCACAGGTGCGCGGCACGCGCGGTACCCGCCGTCCGTCAGCCGCAGGGCCGGTCCGGAGGGCTGGTCCGCCCACGCCGCGAAACCTGCGGGGCATCATCCCTTACGGTTTTCTTTTTCGTATTTCGAGGGACACTTGGTCATCAGCGTCTTGGCGCGGAACTCGGCGGCGGCCCCACCCTGGGGCATGCCGCCTTCCACGATGACCTCGACGCCTTCCTTGAAGGTGTCGGGCACGGCCCCGCGGTACATCACCCGCACGGTCTGCCCTGGGTTGTCTTTGTCTTCGAGCAGAAAGCGCACGCCCGGCCCGTCGTCCAGCCTGGCGATGCCCTCCGGGGCCACCGTGCCGAACAGGCGGATGGACTGCAATTTGTCCGAGGGCATGGCGAGGGCTTCCGAAACGTTCAGGAAGTACACGCTGTTCTGGGAAAAGCCCGAGAACACCAGATAGCCCACCCCGCCCAGAAACAGGGCGAGGGCCACGAGGTACAGGCTTTTGCCGTTCTTCTTCGACATGTGTGGTCCTTGTGTGGCTTCCCGGTTTATCCCGGCAGCCCGGTGGACCGGTGCTGCACGGAAGGAGCGGGTAGCGCGCCGCCGCATCGCGCGAAGGTCAGGGGGGTGATGCCGCCCGGGTCGTTACCGGAAGGGGCGTTCCCTCTGTCGCGCGGGCGCGTTCGTGGTGCAGGCGCCGATGGCGCCGCGCGGTCGGCTGGCATGGCCGACCGCATGATCCGCCGGTCCGTGACCGGCCGCGAACTGTGTATCGTCTCGCGGCACCGTGTGGCGGTGCCGGATTGCATCGGAGGCGTGACCGCCGCAATCATCCGGGAATACGGCGGGCGGTACCGGCAAAAGGTACCGCCACCCTACGGAAATGTCGCGTGCGGCTGCATTTGGCATACGGCGTTTCCGCCGTCGTGGCAAGGGGGTAGAGCGCGTGCAAAGGCTTTCACAACGCGGCAGACTTCAGGGTAACCAGCCGGAATCTGTGTGGATGCGCAACTTGTTAAAAATGCTAACAGTAATCATTCCTTGCTTTGTGCCAGTTCGGCGCGCCGCCGCCGGGCCAGTTCCTGCAAATCGTCCACCCGGTCGGTTTCATCCACGATTTCCCGGCCCAGTATTTCTTCCAGCACGTCTTCCAGCGAAATGACGCCCGCAAGGCCGCCGTA
This DNA window, taken from Nitratidesulfovibrio sp., encodes the following:
- a CDS encoding ABC transporter ATP-binding protein, which gives rise to MLLRLTKVAKFYGNRLVIKDVSFEAAPGTVTLLAGPNGAGKSTLLKLMAGLSRPSAGSVERGIADEALGYLGHQTFIYPELTACENLAFWARLHGLAPERCSEAALLDTLERMELKRFAFERAGGFSRGMAQRLNLARVLLLSPSLLLLDEPGTGLDIRSMAILHREIAAARDRGAGIVWISHSVADDLARADRVLAIAEKRVAYNGPAADYVPEAVAC
- a CDS encoding cytochrome c-type biogenesis CcmF C-terminal domain-containing protein, coding for MHLSAYLLLVASLLFALFFAGAAAAQLWQGRSTALPWIEKAHLMLTGFMTLASVVLLYALVNFDFSLVYVASYTDRALPLFYRMTAFWAGQAGSMLFWGWSVALFGVIFTATSGYRDLSPQTRLWYWLFFLAVMAFFLLILTAWSNPFLTAAPAPADGNGLNPLLQNPGMIFHPPLLFLGYGGFAIPGCLALAQAMSNGYGREGAWAGIARPFTLCAWLFLTAGIVLGGWWSYMELGWGGYWAWDPVENASLIPWLVSTAFLHTSVIESRRGKLHRVNILLMALTTISAFFATYLVRSGVVDSLHAFGDGGVGRPLLIFILASTALTVAVTLIWRKDDARPLSGIDSREGFLVLVAWVLLALSAIILVATMWPVFSKFWTEKPMGLEPAFYNRVCLPLFAGIAVLLSVCPWLGWKGGVRSMPKLLAVLGVMAAVTAMTWYTYRMPMAALGAGAGAACVAGIIILLTTEAHVRRNNASLAAHGVHLGLALMVLGVAFSGPYKLEQEVEIPRDATVKLGKYDLRYVNLYEGEGAGYIFIEAELNVTREGAPVGVLSPQRRLYAKFDRQAFAEAATIFGLGDELYATLLGVDAEGAATLKVSVNPLVNWVWIGGTLMCLAPLLGLRRPSSSRDGDGEAGDGQEA
- a CDS encoding cytochrome c maturation protein CcmE gives rise to the protein MSKKNGKSLYLVALALFLGGVGYLVFSGFSQNSVYFLNVSEALAMPSDKLQSIRLFGTVAPEGIARLDDGPGVRFLLEDKDNPGQTVRVMYRGAVPDTFKEGVEVIVEGGMPQGGAAAEFRAKTLMTKCPSKYEKENRKG